The following proteins come from a genomic window of Pseudomonas cichorii:
- the greA gene encoding transcription elongation factor GreA — MIKYPMTVQGARALEEELTHLTKVIRPKLSQDIGTARELGDLKENAEYHAAREQQGMVEARIRDIEGRMQNAVIIDVTTIPHTGKVIFGTTVQIANVETDESVTYQIVGEDEADIKLGKISVGSPIARALIAKEEGDVVTVKTPSGVIEYEIVEVRHV; from the coding sequence ATGATCAAATACCCAATGACTGTCCAGGGCGCTCGCGCCCTGGAAGAAGAGTTGACGCATCTGACCAAGGTGATTCGTCCAAAACTCAGCCAGGACATCGGTACTGCGCGTGAGCTGGGCGATCTCAAGGAAAATGCCGAATACCATGCTGCCCGCGAGCAGCAGGGTATGGTCGAGGCGCGGATCCGTGATATCGAAGGCCGCATGCAGAATGCGGTCATCATCGACGTCACTACCATTCCTCATACCGGGAAGGTGATTTTCGGGACGACTGTCCAGATCGCCAACGTTGAAACCGACGAGTCTGTGACCTATCAGATCGTGGGTGAAGATGAGGCCGATATCAAGCTGGGCAAAATTTCCGTTGGTTCGCCTATCGCCCGTGCATTGATTGCCAAGGAAGAGGGCGATGTGGTGACGGTGAAAACGCCTAGCGGTGTCATCGAGTACGAGATCGTTGAAGTCCGTCACGTTTGA
- a CDS encoding MFS transporter — translation MGGLVLLHLATLAVLDQTGLAPLFIDQFANRASALLVAFAAACVVLQLTLLVRFERLASVWRDFRGQLLSIALLSSAAYYVLRHWFAGALHWQLLSYLVLALSGLLLVLQPVPGRSSRAR, via the coding sequence GTGGGCGGGCTGGTCCTTTTGCACCTGGCGACATTGGCGGTGCTCGATCAGACAGGCCTTGCGCCGCTGTTCATCGATCAGTTCGCCAATCGTGCGAGTGCTCTGCTGGTAGCTTTTGCGGCAGCCTGTGTGGTGTTGCAACTGACGTTGCTGGTTCGCTTCGAGCGTCTGGCAAGTGTCTGGCGGGATTTTCGCGGGCAATTGCTTTCAATTGCATTGTTGTCGTCAGCGGCTTATTACGTGCTGCGGCACTGGTTTGCCGGTGCATTGCACTGGCAACTGCTGAGTTATCTGGTGCTGGCATTGAGCGGCTTGTTGCTGGTCTTGCAGCCGGTGCCGGGAAGGAGCAGCAGGGCGCGCTGA
- a CDS encoding YhbY family RNA-binding protein, translating to MPLTQEQKKQYKSIGHHLKPVLIVADNGLTEGVLAELERALSDHELIKIKLNILDRESRLQTIAELCKAGSADLVQVIGKMALIYRKNPKVNKQLSNVHRAS from the coding sequence ATGCCGCTCACTCAAGAGCAGAAGAAACAATACAAATCCATTGGCCACCATCTGAAACCAGTATTGATAGTGGCTGACAATGGTTTGACTGAAGGTGTGCTCGCCGAACTCGAGCGCGCACTGAGCGATCACGAGCTGATCAAGATCAAACTCAATATCCTCGATCGCGAAAGCCGCCTTCAGACCATTGCAGAACTCTGCAAGGCCGGTTCAGCGGACCTCGTACAGGTCATCGGCAAAATGGCGCTGATCTATCGCAAGAACCCAAAGGTAAACAAGCAACTGTCCAACGTCCACCGCGCAAGCTGA
- the rlmE gene encoding 23S rRNA (uridine(2552)-2'-O)-methyltransferase RlmE — MARSKTSHNWLKEHFDDKYVKMAQKDGYRSRASYKLLEIQEKDKIIRPGMTVIDLGAAPGGWSQVTSRLIGGQGRLIASDILEMDSIPDVTFIKGDFTEDAVLAQILEAVGNTQVDLVISDMAPNMSGLSAVDMPRAMFLCELALDLAGRVLRPGGDFLIKVFQGEGFDVYHKDIRKLFDKVQMRKPLSSRDRSREQYLLARGFRAVEGAASDERL; from the coding sequence GTGGCCCGTTCCAAGACAAGCCATAATTGGCTCAAAGAACACTTTGATGACAAATACGTCAAAATGGCGCAGAAGGACGGCTACCGTTCTCGTGCCAGCTACAAGCTCCTGGAGATCCAGGAGAAGGACAAGATTATCCGTCCGGGCATGACGGTCATCGACCTGGGCGCGGCTCCAGGCGGGTGGTCGCAGGTGACCAGTCGTCTGATTGGTGGTCAGGGTCGCCTGATTGCGTCCGATATTCTGGAGATGGACAGCATCCCCGATGTGACCTTCATCAAGGGTGACTTCACCGAGGACGCCGTTCTCGCTCAAATTCTGGAAGCTGTAGGTAATACACAGGTAGACCTTGTGATTTCCGATATGGCCCCCAATATGAGTGGATTGAGCGCAGTGGACATGCCTCGGGCAATGTTCCTGTGTGAGCTGGCTCTGGATCTTGCCGGTCGGGTCTTGCGCCCGGGTGGCGATTTTCTGATCAAGGTCTTCCAGGGTGAAGGCTTTGATGTGTACCACAAGGATATTCGCAAGCTGTTCGACAAGGTGCAGATGCGCAAGCCATTGTCGTCGCGCGACAGGTCCCGTGAGCAATATCTGCTGGCTCGCGGTTTCCGCGCAGTCGAAGGCGCTGCCAGTGATGAGCGTCTTTGA
- the ftsH gene encoding ATP-dependent zinc metalloprotease FtsH, giving the protein MAKNLILWLIIAAVLVTVMNNFSSPNEPQTLNYSEFIQQVKDGKVEKVSVDGAVITGKRSDGDTFKTIRPAIADNGLIGDLVDNNVVVEGKQPEQQSIWTQLLVASFPILVIIAVFMFFMRQMQGGAGGKGGPMSFGKSKARLLSEDQVKTTLADVAGCDEAKEEVGELVEFLRDPGKFQRLGGRIPRGVLMVGPPGTGKTLLAKAIAGEAKVPFFTISGSDFVEMFVGVGASRVRDMFEQAKKHAPCIIFIDEIDAVGRHRGAGMGGGHDEREQTLNQLLVEMDGFEMNDGIIVIAATNRPDVLDPALLRPGRFDRQVVVGLPDIRGREQILKVHMRKVPMGEDVNPGVIARGTPGFSGADLANLVNEASLFAARAGKRIVEMKEFELAKDKIMMGAERKSMVMSEKEKQNTAYHEAGHAIVGRLVPEHDPVYKVSIIPRGRALGVTMFLPEEDRYSLSKRALVSQICSLYGGRIAEEMTLGFDGVTTGASNDIMRASQIARNMVTKWGLSEKLGPLMYSEDEDSGYLGRGGSQNSNFSGDTAKLIDLEVRSIIDHSYNTAKQLLTDNRDKLDAMADALMKYETIDSDQIDDIMAGRPPREPRDWEGGSGTKGTPVPDARPEAPIGGPAAEH; this is encoded by the coding sequence ATGGCAAAGAATTTGATCCTGTGGTTGATCATCGCGGCAGTCCTTGTGACGGTGATGAACAACTTCTCCAGCCCGAACGAGCCGCAGACCCTCAACTACTCCGAGTTCATCCAGCAGGTCAAGGATGGCAAGGTCGAGAAGGTTTCCGTGGACGGCGCTGTCATTACAGGCAAGCGCAGTGATGGCGACACCTTCAAGACCATCCGCCCGGCCATTGCAGACAACGGTCTGATTGGTGATCTGGTCGATAACAATGTAGTGGTCGAAGGCAAACAGCCTGAGCAGCAGAGCATCTGGACCCAGTTGCTGGTAGCCAGCTTCCCGATTCTGGTCATCATTGCCGTGTTCATGTTCTTCATGCGCCAGATGCAAGGTGGCGCGGGCGGCAAGGGCGGCCCGATGAGCTTCGGCAAGAGCAAGGCGCGCCTGCTTTCCGAAGATCAGGTGAAGACGACCCTGGCCGATGTGGCGGGTTGTGATGAGGCCAAGGAAGAAGTGGGCGAGCTCGTCGAGTTCCTGCGCGATCCGGGCAAGTTCCAGCGTCTGGGCGGTCGTATTCCTCGCGGCGTGCTGATGGTCGGTCCTCCGGGTACCGGTAAGACCTTGCTTGCCAAGGCGATTGCCGGCGAAGCGAAAGTGCCGTTCTTCACCATTTCCGGTTCCGACTTTGTCGAAATGTTCGTGGGTGTTGGTGCAAGCCGTGTCCGTGACATGTTTGAACAAGCCAAGAAGCACGCACCGTGCATCATCTTCATCGACGAAATCGATGCTGTGGGTCGCCATCGTGGCGCCGGCATGGGTGGCGGTCATGACGAGCGCGAGCAAACCCTCAACCAGTTGCTGGTCGAGATGGACGGCTTTGAAATGAACGATGGCATCATTGTCATCGCGGCCACCAACCGTCCTGACGTACTGGATCCGGCCTTGCTGCGTCCAGGTCGTTTCGACCGCCAGGTGGTTGTAGGTTTGCCGGACATTCGTGGTCGCGAGCAGATTCTCAAGGTTCACATGCGTAAAGTGCCGATGGGCGAGGATGTGAATCCTGGGGTCATCGCTCGTGGTACGCCGGGTTTCTCGGGTGCTGACCTTGCCAACCTGGTCAACGAGGCTTCCCTGTTCGCAGCCCGTGCCGGCAAGCGCATCGTTGAAATGAAAGAGTTCGAGCTGGCCAAAGACAAGATCATGATGGGCGCCGAGCGCAAGAGCATGGTCATGTCCGAGAAGGAAAAACAGAACACTGCCTACCACGAAGCGGGTCACGCTATCGTTGGTCGTCTGGTGCCTGAGCATGATCCGGTCTACAAGGTGTCGATCATTCCGCGCGGTCGTGCGCTGGGTGTGACCATGTTCCTGCCAGAAGAAGATCGTTACAGCCTGTCCAAGCGTGCCCTGGTCAGCCAGATCTGCTCCCTTTACGGCGGTCGTATCGCTGAAGAAATGACGCTGGGCTTCGACGGTGTGACCACTGGCGCTTCCAACGACATCATGCGTGCAAGTCAGATTGCCCGGAACATGGTGACCAAGTGGGGGTTGTCGGAAAAGCTCGGTCCGTTGATGTATTCCGAAGATGAAGATTCAGGTTACCTGGGTCGTGGCGGCAGCCAGAACTCGAACTTCTCTGGCGACACTGCCAAGCTGATCGATCTGGAAGTGCGCAGCATCATCGATCACAGCTATAACACCGCCAAACAGCTTCTCACTGACAACCGTGACAAGCTGGATGCGATGGCTGATGCACTCATGAAATATGAGACCATCGATTCGGATCAGATCGATGACATCATGGCAGGCCGACCTCCGCGTGAGCCGCGGGACTGGGAAGGCGGTTCGGGTACCAAAGGCACGCCTGTACCGGATGCCCGCCCGGAAGCTCCGATCGGCGGTCCTGCTGCTGAACATTAA
- the folP gene encoding dihydropteroate synthase, producing MTSTLYPTRLPCGNRVLDLARTHVMGILNATPDSFSDGGRYSQLDAALRHAEAMVLAGATLIDVGGESTRPGAPPVSPAEELERVAPVVEAIGRELDVIVSVDTSTPEVMLETARLGAGLINDVRSLGRPGALEAAARTGLPVCLMHMLGEPGNMQDDPRYTDLVGEVSAFLQERMTQCAAAGIDRERIILDPGFGFAKTLDHNLSLFKHMEVLHALGRPLLVGVSRKSMIGTVLGRPVGERLYGGLALAALAMAKGARILRVHDVAETADVVRMIAAVESAE from the coding sequence ATGACTTCTACGCTGTACCCGACCCGGTTGCCTTGCGGCAACCGGGTTCTTGATTTGGCCCGTACGCACGTGATGGGCATTCTCAACGCAACTCCAGACTCATTCTCGGATGGCGGTCGTTACAGTCAGCTCGATGCTGCCTTGCGTCATGCCGAGGCCATGGTGCTGGCTGGTGCAACCCTGATCGATGTCGGTGGCGAGTCAACTCGTCCTGGTGCGCCTCCTGTTTCTCCTGCCGAGGAGCTTGAACGGGTCGCGCCGGTAGTAGAAGCTATCGGCCGCGAACTCGACGTCATTGTCTCGGTTGATACCTCTACGCCTGAGGTAATGCTCGAAACGGCTCGTCTCGGGGCGGGGCTCATCAACGATGTGCGCTCGCTGGGTCGTCCCGGCGCTCTGGAGGCTGCCGCTCGGACAGGTTTGCCCGTGTGCCTGATGCACATGCTTGGCGAGCCGGGCAATATGCAGGATGACCCGCGTTACACCGATCTGGTGGGTGAGGTCAGTGCCTTTCTGCAGGAGCGAATGACTCAGTGTGCGGCGGCAGGTATCGATCGTGAGCGGATCATCCTTGATCCCGGTTTCGGTTTTGCAAAGACGCTGGATCACAACCTGAGCCTGTTCAAACACATGGAGGTCCTGCATGCCCTGGGGCGTCCGTTGCTGGTCGGGGTGTCGCGCAAAAGCATGATCGGTACCGTGCTGGGTCGTCCCGTCGGGGAGCGCCTTTACGGCGGTCTGGCTTTGGCTGCTCTGGCGATGGCCAAAGGGGCTC